In Enterobacter sp. 638, a single window of DNA contains:
- the mglC gene encoding galactose/methyl galactoside ABC transporter permease MglC, with protein sequence MSALNKKSFLTYLKEGGIYVVLLVLLAIIIFQDPTFLSLLNLSNILTQSSVRIIIALGVAGLIVTQGTDLSAGRQVGLAAVIAATLLQSIDNANKVFPEMATMPIILVVLIVCVIGAIIGLINGIIIAYLNVTPFITTLGTMIIVYGINSLYYDFVGASPISGFDSGFSTFAQGFVALGSFRLSYITFYALIAVAFVWVLWNKTRFGKNIFAIGGNPEAAKVSGVNVALNLLMIYALSGVFYAFGGLLEAGRIGSATNNLGFMYELDAIAACVVGGVSFSGGVGTVVGVVTGVIIFTVINYGLTYIGVNPYWQYIIKGAIIIFAVALDSLKYARKK encoded by the coding sequence ATGAGTGCGTTAAATAAAAAAAGTTTTCTCACTTATCTGAAAGAAGGCGGAATTTACGTCGTACTTTTAGTATTACTGGCCATTATTATTTTCCAGGACCCTACGTTCTTAAGTTTATTAAACTTGAGTAACATTCTGACCCAGTCCTCAGTGCGTATTATTATCGCATTGGGTGTGGCGGGTCTGATTGTGACTCAGGGTACTGACCTGTCAGCGGGACGTCAGGTGGGCTTAGCGGCTGTTATCGCCGCGACTTTATTACAGTCCATTGATAATGCGAACAAAGTGTTCCCGGAAATGGCCACCATGCCTATCATTCTGGTGGTGCTGATTGTGTGCGTTATCGGTGCCATTATCGGTCTGATTAACGGCATCATCATCGCGTATCTGAACGTCACGCCGTTCATTACGACCCTGGGCACGATGATTATCGTTTACGGGATCAACTCCCTGTATTACGACTTCGTGGGCGCATCACCGATTTCTGGTTTCGACAGCGGCTTCTCTACCTTCGCGCAAGGCTTTGTCGCGCTGGGCAGCTTCCGCCTGTCATACATCACCTTCTATGCGCTGATTGCGGTCGCGTTCGTCTGGGTGCTGTGGAACAAAACGCGCTTCGGTAAAAACATCTTCGCTATCGGCGGTAACCCTGAAGCCGCGAAAGTGTCTGGCGTTAACGTTGCGCTGAACCTGCTGATGATTTACGCATTGTCCGGTGTGTTCTACGCATTCGGTGGTTTGCTTGAAGCGGGTCGTATCGGCTCTGCAACGAATAACCTCGGCTTCATGTACGAGCTGGATGCAATTGCAGCCTGCGTCGTGGGCGGCGTCTCGTTCAGCGGTGGTGTGGGTACGGTAGTAGGCGTGGTCACCGGTGTAATCATCTTCACCGTTATCAACTACGGCCTGACGTATATCGGCGTGAACCCTTACTGGCAGTACATCATCAAGGGCGCGATCATCATCTTCGCCGTCGCCCTGGATTCACTGAAATACGCTCGTAAAAAGTAA
- the mglB gene encoding galactose/glucose ABC transporter substrate-binding protein MglB, with protein sequence MNKKVLTLSAVMASMLFGAAAHAADTRIGVTIYKYDDNFMSVVRKAIEKDAKAAPDVQLLMNDSQNDQSKQNDQIDVLLAKGVKALAINLVDPAAAGTVIEKARGQNVPIVFFNKEPSRKALDSYDKAFYVGTDSKESGIIQGDLIAKHWAANPNWDLNKDGQVQFVLLKGEPGHPDAEARTTYVIKELNDKGLKTQQLALDTAMWDTAMAKDKMDAWLSGPNANKIEVVIANNDAMAMGAVEALKAHNKSSIPVFGVDALPEALALVKSGAMAGTVLNDANNQAKATFDLAKNLAAGKGAADGTTWKIENKIVRIPYVGVDQSNLAEFVGK encoded by the coding sequence ATGAATAAGAAGGTGTTGACTCTGTCTGCTGTTATGGCAAGCATGCTTTTTGGCGCAGCAGCGCACGCTGCGGATACCCGTATTGGCGTGACTATCTATAAATACGACGACAACTTTATGTCTGTTGTGCGTAAAGCAATCGAAAAAGATGCTAAAGCAGCGCCAGACGTCCAGCTGCTGATGAACGACTCCCAGAACGACCAGTCCAAACAGAACGACCAGATCGACGTTCTGCTGGCGAAAGGCGTTAAAGCCCTGGCAATCAACCTGGTTGACCCGGCTGCGGCAGGTACGGTTATCGAGAAAGCGCGTGGCCAGAATGTGCCAATCGTCTTCTTCAACAAAGAACCTTCCCGCAAAGCGCTGGACAGCTACGACAAAGCCTTCTACGTGGGTACTGACTCTAAAGAGTCCGGTATTATTCAGGGCGATCTGATCGCTAAACATTGGGCAGCAAACCCGAACTGGGATCTGAACAAAGATGGTCAGGTTCAGTTTGTTCTGCTGAAAGGCGAGCCGGGTCACCCGGATGCTGAAGCGCGTACCACTTATGTTATCAAAGAGCTGAACGACAAAGGGCTGAAAACTCAGCAACTGGCACTTGATACCGCGATGTGGGATACCGCAATGGCGAAAGACAAGATGGACGCATGGCTGTCTGGTCCAAACGCGAACAAAATCGAAGTGGTTATTGCGAACAACGATGCGATGGCAATGGGTGCGGTTGAAGCGCTGAAAGCGCACAACAAATCCTCTATTCCAGTCTTCGGTGTGGATGCATTGCCAGAAGCGCTGGCACTGGTGAAATCTGGCGCAATGGCCGGTACGGTTCTGAACGATGCGAACAACCAGGCGAAAGCCACCTTCGACCTGGCTAAAAACCTGGCCGCTGGCAAAGGTGCTGCTGATGGCACTACCTGGAAAATTGAGAACAAAATTGTCCGTATCCCTTACGTGGGCGTAGATCAGTCGAATCTGGCTGAGTTTGTCGGTAAATAA
- a CDS encoding CidA/LrgA family protein: protein MIKALNTVWQYLRAFILIYACLYAGIFIASLLPITIPGSIIGMLIMFLLLALQILPAKWVNPGCFVLIRYMALLFVPIGVGVMQYYDVLKAQFGPIVVSCAISTLVVFLVVSWSSHLVHGERKVVGQKGNQK from the coding sequence ATGATCAAAGCACTCAATACTGTCTGGCAATATCTGCGCGCGTTTATCCTTATTTACGCTTGCCTCTATGCAGGAATTTTCATCGCATCCCTGCTGCCTATCACCATTCCGGGCAGCATAATCGGCATGCTGATTATGTTTTTGCTGCTGGCACTGCAAATTCTGCCCGCAAAGTGGGTCAACCCGGGATGCTTCGTGCTGATTCGCTATATGGCGCTGCTGTTCGTGCCGATCGGCGTGGGGGTGATGCAATATTACGATGTGCTGAAAGCCCAGTTTGGTCCGATTGTGGTCTCATGCGCCATCAGCACGCTGGTGGTGTTCCTGGTGGTGAGCTGGAGTTCACATCTGGTGCATGGCGAACGTAAAGTGGTAGGGCAAAAAGGAAACCAAAAATGA
- the cdd gene encoding cytidine deaminase, with translation MHPRFQSAFAQLAENLQSALAPVLADEHFPALLTAEQVTMLKQATGLDEDALAFALLPLAAACARADLSHFNVGAIARGVSGTWYFGGNMEFLGATMQQTVHAEQSAISHAWLRGEHALNAITVNYTPCGHCRQFMNELNSGLELRINLPGREPHTLGDYLPDAFGPKDLDIKTLLMDEQNHGYALTGDELTQSAIAAANKSHAPYSQSPSGVALECRDGRIFSGSYAENAAFNPTLPPLQGALNLLSLNGYDYPDIQRAILAEKADAPLIQWDATAATLKALGCSNIDRTLLA, from the coding sequence ATGCACCCACGTTTTCAATCTGCTTTCGCCCAGCTCGCCGAGAATTTGCAATCAGCCCTGGCTCCGGTTCTGGCGGATGAGCACTTCCCCGCCCTGCTGACGGCTGAGCAGGTCACGATGCTTAAACAGGCTACGGGACTGGACGAAGACGCGCTGGCTTTCGCACTGCTCCCGCTGGCTGCCGCCTGCGCGAGAGCCGACCTTTCCCACTTCAACGTTGGCGCCATCGCGCGCGGCGTGAGTGGCACCTGGTATTTCGGTGGGAACATGGAGTTCCTGGGTGCGACAATGCAACAAACTGTCCACGCCGAGCAGAGCGCGATCAGTCACGCCTGGCTTCGCGGTGAACACGCCCTGAATGCCATCACCGTTAACTACACCCCTTGCGGTCACTGTCGCCAGTTTATGAATGAGCTGAACAGTGGTCTGGAACTGCGCATTAATCTGCCGGGTCGTGAGCCGCATACCCTGGGTGATTACCTGCCGGATGCCTTTGGACCGAAAGACCTCGACATCAAAACGCTGCTGATGGATGAGCAGAACCACGGTTATGCGTTAACGGGCGATGAACTGACGCAGTCTGCCATTGCCGCCGCCAATAAAAGTCACGCGCCGTACAGCCAGTCACCGAGTGGCGTTGCGCTGGAGTGCCGTGATGGCCGTATTTTCTCTGGCAGTTATGCCGAGAACGCCGCATTTAACCCAACCCTGCCACCGCTGCAAGGTGCCCTGAATTTACTGAGCCTGAACGGCTACGATTATCCAGATATTCAGCGCGCGATCCTCGCTGAAAAAGCTGATGCGCCTCTGATTCAGTGGGATGCCACCGCGGCAACCCTGAAAGCGCTGGGCTGTTCTAACATTGATCGCACCCTGTTGGCGTAA
- the bglF gene encoding PTS beta-glucoside transporter subunit IIABC — MEYQALAKDILAHVGGKENIVSLVHCATRLRFKLKENQKADAQGLKQNPGVIMVVESGGQFQVVIGNHVHDVWQAVRAEAGLTDDTPVASDEQGDKGNLLGRLIDIVSGIFTPFLGVLAASGILKGLLALAVVCGWLSTDSGTYKIWFAASDALFFFFPLVLGYTAGKKFGGNPFITMVIGGALTHPMMIQAFEASQQVGAVSEAFMGIPVTWFNYSSSVIPIILAAWVSCWLEKQSSRLLPPSMKNFFAPLICLVVTVPLTFLIIGPVATWLSQLLANGYQWIYVLAPWLAGAAMGALWQVCVIFGLHWGLVPLMINNLAVLGHDSMLPMLLPAVMGQVGAALGIFLRTKDARQKMLAGSSVTAGIFGITEPAVYGVNLPLRRPFIFGCVAGAVGGAIVGFSDTHVYSFGFANIFTVAQMIPPGGVNATLWGGIIGTLVALVLSCVMTLVAGIPDGAAQDEQVITAGKDEVLAPMSGTVLALDQVPDTTFASGLLGQGVAIIPSDNRVIAPFAGEVASLFQTKHAIGLLSESGIEVLIHVGIDTVKLDGKPFTAHVTVGDKVQPGDLLLEFDRQAIIDAGYDLATPIIISNSDDYRDVVTVAATSVSAGTPLLNVSHQ; from the coding sequence ATGGAATACCAAGCTTTGGCGAAGGATATTCTTGCCCACGTTGGGGGCAAAGAGAATATCGTCAGTCTGGTTCATTGTGCCACCCGACTTCGTTTCAAATTAAAAGAGAATCAAAAGGCCGATGCGCAAGGGCTGAAGCAAAATCCGGGCGTGATTATGGTTGTCGAAAGCGGCGGTCAATTTCAGGTGGTTATCGGTAATCACGTTCACGACGTCTGGCAGGCGGTGCGAGCAGAAGCAGGCCTGACGGACGATACCCCCGTTGCGTCGGATGAACAGGGTGATAAAGGCAATCTGCTGGGCCGTCTGATTGATATCGTTTCCGGTATTTTCACCCCGTTTCTCGGCGTTCTGGCGGCCTCCGGTATTCTGAAAGGGTTGCTGGCGCTGGCGGTGGTCTGCGGTTGGCTCTCGACCGACAGCGGAACGTACAAAATCTGGTTCGCGGCAAGCGATGCGCTGTTCTTCTTCTTCCCGCTGGTGCTGGGCTATACCGCCGGTAAAAAGTTTGGCGGCAATCCGTTTATCACCATGGTTATCGGCGGGGCGCTCACGCATCCGATGATGATTCAGGCGTTTGAAGCCAGCCAGCAGGTGGGGGCGGTATCAGAGGCATTCATGGGGATTCCCGTGACCTGGTTTAACTACAGCTCCTCGGTTATTCCCATCATTCTTGCCGCGTGGGTGAGTTGCTGGCTGGAAAAGCAGAGCAGCAGATTGTTACCGCCGTCGATGAAAAACTTCTTCGCGCCGCTCATCTGTTTAGTCGTGACCGTCCCACTAACGTTCCTGATTATTGGCCCCGTCGCAACCTGGCTGAGCCAGCTACTGGCGAACGGCTATCAGTGGATTTATGTTCTGGCACCATGGCTGGCTGGGGCGGCGATGGGGGCACTGTGGCAGGTCTGCGTGATCTTCGGGCTGCACTGGGGGCTGGTGCCACTGATGATCAATAACCTGGCCGTACTGGGCCACGACTCAATGCTGCCAATGCTGCTGCCTGCGGTGATGGGGCAGGTGGGGGCCGCGCTGGGTATATTCCTGCGTACCAAGGACGCGCGCCAAAAGATGCTAGCGGGTTCCTCCGTCACCGCAGGGATTTTCGGCATCACCGAACCGGCTGTATATGGCGTAAACCTGCCGCTGCGACGCCCGTTTATCTTCGGCTGCGTAGCGGGCGCAGTGGGTGGCGCGATTGTAGGCTTTAGCGATACGCACGTTTACTCCTTTGGCTTTGCCAACATCTTTACCGTGGCGCAGATGATCCCGCCGGGTGGCGTGAATGCCACACTTTGGGGCGGCATTATCGGCACGCTGGTGGCGCTGGTCTTGAGCTGCGTTATGACGCTAGTCGCAGGAATTCCTGACGGCGCAGCGCAGGATGAGCAGGTTATCACCGCAGGCAAGGACGAGGTTTTGGCCCCAATGAGCGGAACCGTGCTGGCGCTTGATCAGGTGCCCGACACCACCTTTGCCAGCGGCTTACTGGGGCAAGGTGTGGCGATTATTCCTTCCGACAACAGAGTCATTGCGCCGTTTGCGGGTGAAGTGGCGTCGTTGTTCCAGACCAAACATGCCATTGGCCTGCTGAGCGAGAGCGGGATTGAGGTGTTGATCCATGTCGGGATCGACACCGTGAAGCTCGACGGCAAGCCCTTCACCGCGCATGTCACCGTGGGTGATAAGGTTCAGCCCGGCGATCTGCTGCTGGAGTTCGATCGTCAGGCCATTATTGATGCCGGATACGATCTGGCGACCCCTATTATTATCAGTAACAGTGACGATTACCGTGATGTGGTGACCGTGGCGGCAACGTCCGTCAGTGCCGGAACACCGCTATTAAACGTAAGCCATCAATAA
- the mglA gene encoding galactose/methyl galactoside ABC transporter ATP-binding protein MglA has product MVSTTTQSSREFLLEMSGINKSFPGVKALDNVNLKVRPHSIHALMGENGAGKSTLLKCLFGIYQKDSGSILFQGKEIDFHSAKEALENGISMVHQELNLVLQRSVMDNMWLGRYPTKGVFVDQDKMYRDTKAIFDELDIEIDPRARVGTLSVSQMQMIEIAKAFSYDAKIVIMDEPTSSLTEKEVNHLFTIIRKLKDRGCGIVYISHKMEEIFQLCDEITILRDGQWITTQPLEGLDMDKIIAMMVGRSLNQRFPDKENTPGEVILEVRNLTSLRQPSIRDVSFDLHKGEILGIAGLVGAKRTDIVETLFGIREKADGTITLHGKRINNHNANEAINHGFALVTEERRSTGIYAYLDINFNSLISNIRNYKNKVGLLDTSRMKSDTQWVIDSMRVKTPGHQTQIGSLSGGNQQKVIIGRWLLTQPEILMLDEPTRGIDVGAKFEIYQLIAELAKKNKGIIIISSEMPELLGITDRILVMSNGLVAGIVDTKTTTQNEILRLASLHL; this is encoded by the coding sequence ATGGTCAGCACAACTACTCAGTCGTCACGCGAATTCTTGTTAGAAATGAGCGGTATTAACAAGTCGTTTCCGGGCGTTAAGGCTCTCGATAATGTTAATTTAAAAGTGCGTCCTCACTCTATTCATGCGTTGATGGGAGAGAACGGTGCAGGTAAATCAACATTATTAAAATGCCTTTTTGGAATCTATCAAAAAGATTCTGGTAGCATCCTTTTTCAGGGGAAAGAGATCGACTTCCATTCAGCCAAAGAAGCGCTGGAAAATGGTATTTCGATGGTTCACCAGGAACTGAACCTGGTACTTCAGCGTTCTGTTATGGACAATATGTGGTTGGGTCGTTATCCAACCAAAGGCGTATTTGTCGATCAGGACAAAATGTACCGTGATACAAAAGCAATTTTCGATGAGCTGGATATTGAAATTGACCCACGCGCACGCGTAGGGACATTATCTGTTTCACAGATGCAGATGATCGAAATTGCAAAAGCGTTCTCCTATGATGCGAAAATAGTCATCATGGATGAGCCAACATCTTCATTAACGGAAAAAGAGGTCAATCACCTTTTCACTATTATCCGTAAACTGAAAGATCGTGGCTGCGGCATTGTTTATATCTCGCACAAAATGGAAGAGATTTTCCAGCTGTGCGATGAAATCACTATCCTGCGTGACGGTCAGTGGATCACCACCCAGCCTCTTGAAGGGCTGGACATGGATAAAATTATCGCCATGATGGTGGGGCGTTCTCTGAACCAGCGCTTCCCGGACAAAGAGAACACGCCAGGCGAAGTGATTCTTGAGGTGCGCAACCTCACGTCGCTGCGTCAGCCGTCTATTCGTGATGTCTCTTTCGATCTGCACAAAGGCGAAATTCTGGGTATTGCCGGTCTGGTCGGTGCAAAGCGTACTGACATTGTGGAAACCCTGTTTGGTATCCGTGAGAAAGCCGATGGCACCATCACGCTGCACGGTAAAAGAATTAATAACCATAATGCCAACGAAGCCATTAACCATGGTTTTGCGCTGGTGACTGAAGAGCGTCGCTCTACCGGTATTTACGCGTATCTCGATATTAACTTTAACTCGTTGATTTCTAATATTCGTAACTATAAGAACAAAGTCGGTCTGCTGGATACGTCCCGAATGAAAAGCGATACCCAATGGGTTATCGATTCAATGCGCGTGAAGACCCCAGGACATCAGACGCAAATTGGTTCGCTGTCCGGTGGTAACCAACAGAAAGTCATTATCGGTCGCTGGTTATTAACCCAACCTGAAATTTTAATGCTGGATGAACCCACGCGCGGTATTGACGTGGGCGCCAAATTTGAAATTTATCAGCTGATTGCTGAGCTGGCCAAAAAGAATAAAGGGATCATTATTATTTCTTCCGAAATGCCGGAATTGTTAGGGATCACAGATCGTATTCTGGTTATGAGCAATGGTCTCGTTGCCGGAATTGTTGACACCAAAACGACAACGCAAAACGAAATTCTCCGTCTTGCGTCTTTGCACCTTTAA
- the sanA gene encoding outer membrane permeability protein SanA: protein MLKRVFYSLSVLVGILLLAALGLDRWMSWKTAPYIFDDLQDLPYRQVGVVLGTAKYYRTGVINQYYRYRIQGALNAYNSGKVNYLLLSGDNAQQSYNEPMTMRKDLIAAGVDPADIVLDYAGFRTLDSIVRTRKVFDTNDFIIITQRFHCERALFIALHMGIQAQCYAVPSPKDMLSVRVREFGARFGALADLYLFKREPRFLGPLVPIPELHEVPEGAQDYPAVTPEQLLDLQIKDKK from the coding sequence ATGTTAAAGCGTGTGTTTTACAGCCTGTCTGTCCTGGTCGGCATACTGCTGTTGGCTGCGCTCGGCCTCGATCGCTGGATGAGCTGGAAAACTGCCCCTTATATTTTTGACGATTTACAGGACCTGCCTTATCGACAGGTTGGCGTGGTGCTGGGGACGGCAAAATATTATCGTACCGGCGTGATCAATCAGTATTATCGCTACCGCATTCAGGGCGCGCTAAATGCCTACAACAGCGGCAAAGTGAATTACCTGCTGTTAAGCGGCGACAATGCCCAGCAGAGCTATAACGAACCCATGACCATGCGCAAAGATTTGATTGCCGCAGGTGTCGACCCCGCTGATATCGTTCTGGATTATGCCGGTTTCCGTACCCTGGATTCTATCGTGCGTACGCGCAAAGTATTTGATACCAACGATTTCATTATCATCACTCAGCGTTTCCACTGCGAGCGTGCGCTCTTTATTGCGCTACATATGGGCATTCAGGCCCAGTGCTACGCCGTACCGTCTCCAAAAGATATGCTCAGCGTCCGCGTACGTGAGTTTGGCGCTCGCTTTGGTGCGCTCGCCGACCTGTATCTCTTCAAGCGCGAACCACGCTTCTTAGGTCCGCTGGTGCCTATCCCTGAGTTGCACGAAGTGCCCGAAGGCGCGCAGGATTATCCGGCAGTAACACCCGAGCAACTTCTGGATCTACAGATAAAAGACAAGAAATAA
- the dusC gene encoding tRNA dihydrouridine(16) synthase DusC — translation MRVLLAPMEGVLDSLVRELLTEVNDYDLCVTEFLRVVDMLLPAKSFYRLCPELHRQSRTTSGTLVRIQLLGQYPEWLAENAARAVELGSYGVDLNCGCPSKMVNGSGGGATLLKDPELIYRGAKAMREAVPSHLPVTVKVRLGWDSGDRQFEIADAVQQAGATELVVHGRTKEDGYKAERINWQAIRDIRQRLNIPVIANGEIWDYESAQACLHATGCDSVMIGRGALNIPNLSRVIKYNEPRMPWPDVVTLLQKYTRLEKQGDTGLYHVARIKQWLSYLRKEYDEALGLFQEIRTLQTSADIARVIQSK, via the coding sequence ATGCGTGTATTACTGGCGCCGATGGAAGGTGTGCTCGACTCACTGGTGCGAGAGCTGCTGACCGAGGTTAATGATTACGATCTCTGCGTCACCGAGTTTTTGCGTGTGGTCGATATGCTGTTGCCCGCAAAGTCGTTTTATCGACTCTGCCCGGAATTGCATCGTCAGAGTCGGACGACGTCAGGCACGCTGGTTCGCATTCAGCTTCTAGGCCAATACCCCGAGTGGCTGGCGGAAAACGCTGCACGCGCCGTGGAGCTGGGCTCTTATGGCGTGGATCTCAACTGCGGCTGCCCGTCAAAAATGGTTAACGGTAGCGGGGGCGGCGCAACGCTGCTTAAAGATCCTGAGCTGATTTATCGCGGCGCGAAAGCGATGCGTGAAGCCGTGCCTTCTCATCTGCCCGTCACGGTAAAAGTGCGTTTGGGCTGGGACAGTGGCGATCGCCAGTTTGAGATCGCGGATGCTGTTCAGCAGGCCGGCGCGACCGAACTGGTCGTTCACGGGCGTACCAAAGAAGACGGCTACAAAGCGGAGCGCATTAACTGGCAGGCGATCCGCGACATTCGCCAACGGCTGAATATTCCTGTTATCGCCAACGGTGAAATTTGGGATTACGAAAGTGCGCAAGCCTGTCTACACGCAACGGGCTGTGACTCGGTGATGATTGGGCGCGGTGCCCTCAACATTCCAAATCTGAGCCGGGTGATAAAATATAACGAACCCCGTATGCCGTGGCCTGACGTGGTGACACTGCTGCAAAAATATACCCGCCTCGAAAAGCAGGGTGATACCGGGCTCTATCACGTTGCGCGTATCAAACAGTGGCTGAGTTATTTACGCAAAGAATACGATGAGGCGCTGGGGTTATTTCAGGAAATCCGCACGCTACAGACGTCGGCGGATATTGCCCGCGTCATCCAGTCCAAATAA
- a CDS encoding CidB/LrgB family autolysis modulator — translation MMANIWWSLPLTLVVFFAARKLAARFKMPLLNPLLVAMVVIISFLLITHIPYERYFAGSKILNDLLQPAVVALAFPLYEQLHQIRARWKSIITICLIGSVVAMVTGTSVALLMGASPQIAASILPKSVTTPIAMAVGGSIGGIPAISAMCVIFVGILGAVFGHTLLNLMRIRTKAARGLAMGTASHALGTARCAELDYQEGAFSSLALVICGIMTSLIAPFLFPIILAVVG, via the coding sequence ATGATGGCCAATATCTGGTGGTCACTGCCGTTGACGCTGGTGGTTTTCTTCGCCGCCCGGAAACTTGCCGCCCGTTTTAAAATGCCGCTGCTCAACCCGCTGTTGGTCGCCATGGTGGTGATTATTTCCTTCCTGCTGATCACCCATATTCCTTACGAGCGCTACTTTGCGGGCAGCAAAATTTTGAACGATCTGTTGCAGCCTGCGGTCGTTGCCCTGGCGTTTCCGCTCTACGAACAGCTTCACCAGATCCGCGCACGCTGGAAATCCATTATCACGATCTGCCTGATTGGCAGCGTAGTCGCGATGGTGACAGGGACATCAGTTGCCCTGCTGATGGGCGCTTCGCCGCAGATCGCCGCCTCAATATTACCGAAATCCGTGACCACGCCGATTGCGATGGCGGTGGGTGGCAGCATTGGTGGCATTCCCGCTATTAGCGCAATGTGCGTGATTTTTGTCGGTATTTTGGGTGCCGTATTTGGACACACGCTGCTCAATTTAATGCGCATTCGAACCAAAGCGGCGCGTGGGCTAGCTATGGGAACCGCATCGCATGCGCTCGGCACAGCGCGTTGTGCGGAACTGGATTATCAGGAAGGCGCGTTTAGCTCTTTAGCCCTGGTGATTTGTGGGATCATGACATCGCTCATTGCGCCGTTCTTATTCCCGATCATTCTGGCTGTGGTGGGCTAA
- the bglG gene encoding transcriptional antiterminator BglG — MKIAKILNNNVVVVLDEHGREQVVMGRGLAFQKRVGEDLDADKIEKVFALQSDELVGRLGELLGQIPLEVMTTCDRIIGLATQRLGKLQDSLYITLTDHCNFAIERQKKGVAIKNVLLWEIRRLYPKEFALGQEARAIIAKRLGVELAEDEAGFIALHLVTAQLNSEMPEVMHVTRVMQEILQLVKYQLQLEYDEESLSYQRFVTHLKFFAQRMLTRTVVQDDDVSLHTAVKDNYAKAWKCAEKIGQHLQNSYQRELTTEEIMFLAIHIERVRKEGR; from the coding sequence ATGAAAATCGCCAAAATTCTTAATAATAATGTGGTGGTTGTTCTGGATGAGCATGGGCGTGAGCAGGTCGTGATGGGCCGTGGGCTGGCCTTCCAGAAACGCGTCGGTGAAGATCTGGACGCAGATAAAATAGAGAAAGTGTTCGCGCTGCAAAGCGATGAACTTGTCGGGCGGCTTGGGGAATTACTCGGTCAAATTCCTCTTGAAGTGATGACCACCTGCGATCGCATTATTGGGCTGGCGACGCAGCGACTCGGAAAATTGCAGGATAGCCTCTACATCACGTTAACGGACCACTGTAACTTTGCCATCGAGCGGCAAAAGAAAGGGGTCGCTATCAAAAACGTATTGTTGTGGGAAATTCGACGTCTGTATCCGAAAGAATTCGCCCTAGGCCAGGAGGCTCGCGCCATTATCGCCAAACGGTTGGGTGTGGAACTTGCCGAAGATGAAGCCGGTTTTATCGCCCTGCATCTGGTGACGGCACAGCTCAATAGCGAAATGCCGGAAGTGATGCACGTGACCCGCGTGATGCAGGAAATCTTGCAGCTGGTGAAATATCAGCTGCAGCTGGAGTACGATGAAGAGTCACTCAGCTATCAACGTTTTGTGACGCATTTGAAGTTCTTTGCCCAACGAATGCTGACCCGTACCGTGGTGCAGGACGACGATGTGTCGCTGCATACAGCGGTGAAAGATAACTACGCGAAAGCGTGGAAGTGCGCGGAGAAAATTGGGCAGCACTTGCAGAATAGCTATCAGCGCGAGCTGACGACTGAAGAAATTATGTTCCTCGCCATTCATATTGAACGGGTGAGAAAAGAAGGGCGTTAA